GCATCCCCTTGATATTGAAGAAGGCATAACCTATTGGCAAGACAAGCCCCGAGAGGTTTTTCAACGTCTTATGCAGTGTAGTGGATTTCCAGAGCCCTTTTTAGAGGGCAGTGCTCAGTATTATAAGCGTTGGCAGAAATCCCACTTGGATATTATCCTGCGTCAGGATTTTTTGGATCTGTATTCAGTGCATTCGATTAAGTTAATTGAAATTCTATTTGATCTGCTAAAACCTCGTGTCTCGAGTCCAATAGCATATGCAAATTTGGCGCGAGATTTGAACGTAGCGCCAAAGTCAGTGCAAAACTGGTTGAGCATGCTCGAAAATATTTATGCAATTTTTCGGGTTACCCCCTACCATAATAATGTTGCGCGCTCTTTGTTAAAGGAGCCCAAGTTGTATTTTTATGATATTGGGCGGGTTGTAGATACAGGAGCTCGCCTGGAAAATCTTGTCGCATGCGCGCTTTTAAAGCGGATTGAATTTCTTGAAGACACGCGAGGTGTGACGGGAACTTTGCATTATCTTAGAACAAAAGATGGGGTTGAAATTGATTTTCTTGTGGTTATTGATGGGCAACCCAGACTCTGTGTCGAGGTGAAAATTTCTGATGATACGCCCGCAAAAAATTTTGCGCATTTTAGGAAATATATTGGTGAGGCTCAGTGCGTTCAACTTGTGCTGAATTTAAAGCGGGAATATGACACACCCGATGGTGTGCAGATACGAGATTTGGTTACCTATTTGAGTAGACTGAGTACTGTCGTCCGGGATGACGGTCCGTAGGTAGTCTATTTTCACTGAACAACCCCGATCCTGAAAGCACTAAGCTGGTCTCAACCCTGATTTGCGGTTACACTATTAACATCAAACCAATTCATCGGAGATAAACTCAGCCATGCCCCAAACTGCCTTAATCCCTCGCGCCGTCCTTTTTGGTAATCCAGATAAAATGAATGTTCGCCTAAGCCCGGATGGTCAACATATTAGCTTTATTGCTCCCTATGAAGGAATCTTAAATGTATGGGTTGGACCGCGAGGGGATTGGAGCCAGGCTAAACCTGTAACCTTTGATAAAAACCGTGGCATTCGCAATCACTTTTGGACTTATGAATCTGGCTTTGTACTCTATTTGCAAGACCAGGATGGCAATGAAGACTGGCACTTGTATCGGGTCAACTTGGCAACCAATTCAGTGACTGACTTAACGCCTTTTGAAAATATCCATGCTCAAGTAGTAAAAACTTCACATCGTACGCCAAAGCATATTCTAGTTGGCTTAAATAACCGTCAACCAGAGTTTCACGATCTACATCGACTCAATGTAAAAACCGGAAAAATGGAGCTTATTGAAGAAAATAACCAGTTTGCAGGTTTCCTGGCAGACTGGGATTTAACGCCTCGTTTGGCGATGCAGATGACCTCCGATGGGGGCAGCAAGATTTTCAAGAAAGAAGGCAAACAGTGGAATCTGTTTCAGCGCATTGACATGGAGGATCTGATAACGACAAGTCCGCTGGGGTTTGATGCTACGGGTCAAATTTTGTATATGCAGGACAGCCGGGATCGCAACACATCTGCTCTGATAATGCTGGATATGCAATCAGGGGCCCAAACATTGATTGCCAAAGATAATCAAGCAGACATGAGTGACGCGCTGTTTCACCCAACAACCAAGAAAGTGGAAGCCTTTGCATCAACCTACAAGCGCAAGCGTTGGCAAATTTTGCACAAAGAAATTGCTGCGGATTTTGAATACCTAAAAACGGTGCACCCTGGAGAAGTCGAGATTGTTGATCGAACTCACAGGGATGATTTTTGGGTGGTTGCTTATCTGCGTGATGATGGGCCGATGGAATACTTTCTCTATGAGCGCGAGGCAAAACAGGCGCACTATCTCTTTTCACAAAATCAATCCCTCAAGGAGCAATCCCTGGTGCCGATGCAGCCGGTGGTAATCCAGGCGCGAGATGGCAAGCAGATGGTGAGTTATCTTTCTATTCCCAAAGACTCGAAAGGGCCTGTGCCCATGGTGTTGCTGGTGCATGGAGGGCCGACCGTGCGTGATACCTGGGGTTACAATGCCCAGCATCAGTGGCTTGCCAATCGAGGATATGCGGTTTTAAGTGTGAATTACCGAGGCTCAACCGGGTTTGGTAAGGACTTTATTGTAGCTGGTTATGGTGAGTGGG
This genomic interval from Pseudomonadota bacterium contains the following:
- a CDS encoding ATP-binding protein, whose product is MDRYLAKYIKQDADKKVVLISGPRQSGKTTLVQQLFNKYDYLNFDASEDRIAIFKKQWKRDVESVLFDELHKMNKWKRWLKGIYDTEGNRPRLLVTGSANLNTFRKVGDSLAGRYFQYRLHPLDIEEGITYWQDKPREVFQRLMQCSGFPEPFLEGSAQYYKRWQKSHLDIILRQDFLDLYSVHSIKLIEILFDLLKPRVSSPIAYANLARDLNVAPKSVQNWLSMLENIYAIFRVTPYHNNVARSLLKEPKLYFYDIGRVVDTGARLENLVACALLKRIEFLEDTRGVTGTLHYLRTKDGVEIDFLVVIDGQPRLCVEVKISDDTPAKNFAHFRKYIGEAQCVQLVLNLKREYDTPDGVQIRDLVTYLSRLSTVVRDDGP
- a CDS encoding S9 family peptidase; translation: MPQTALIPRAVLFGNPDKMNVRLSPDGQHISFIAPYEGILNVWVGPRGDWSQAKPVTFDKNRGIRNHFWTYESGFVLYLQDQDGNEDWHLYRVNLATNSVTDLTPFENIHAQVVKTSHRTPKHILVGLNNRQPEFHDLHRLNVKTGKMELIEENNQFAGFLADWDLTPRLAMQMTSDGGSKIFKKEGKQWNLFQRIDMEDLITTSPLGFDATGQILYMQDSRDRNTSALIMLDMQSGAQTLIAKDNQADMSDALFHPTTKKVEAFASTYKRKRWQILHKEIAADFEYLKTVHPGEVEIVDRTHRDDFWVVAYLRDDGPMEYFLYEREAKQAHYLFSQNQSLKEQSLVPMQPVVIQARDGKQMVSYLSIPKDSKGPVPMVLLVHGGPTVRDTWGYNAQHQWLANRGYAVLSVNYRGSTGFGKDFIVAGYGEWAGKAHDDLVDAANWAVAEGIAEPQKVAIMGGSYGGYATLVGLTMTPEVFACGVDIVGPSNLQTLLESVPAYWTPALDMLKVRIGGDHETEEGREFLKSQSPLTYVEQITKPLLIGQGANDPRVKQAESDQIVAAMQRKAIPVTYVLYPDEGHGLARPENRLSFYAVTEMFLAQSLGGRQEAVGSDFTGSSIEIKVGDGAVKAAKSAVVAG